Proteins encoded within one genomic window of Oncorhynchus keta strain PuntledgeMale-10-30-2019 chromosome 12, Oket_V2, whole genome shotgun sequence:
- the LOC127906376 gene encoding tumor necrosis factor ligand superfamily member 6-like, translated as MPTGGGEMEDRRSGAESQAACQMTPLATSGPLSRPGRRPRGFLYFMSNKTSTLQLPPLPLLEGPEQPLRGPRSTPPGQGGNGRRQPPPPPEPCLPPPPETPPLVHQNGH; from the exons aTGCCCACTGGAGGGGGCGAGATGGAGGACCGTAGGTCAGGGGCGGAGTCTCAGGCTGCCTGTCAAATGACACCGCTGGCTACGAGTGGCCCCTTGAGCAG GCCTGGTAGAAGACCCAGAGGATTTCTTTATTTCATGTCCAATAAGACCAGCACCCTGCAGCTGCCCCCTCTGCCCCTCCTTGAGGGCCCAGAGCAGCCCCTCAGAGGCCCTAGGTCAACACCACCCGGCCAGGGGGGAAACGGGCGGCGCCAGCCCCCTCCACCACCAGAACCATGCCTGCCCCCTCCACCAGAAACACCACCATTAGTCCACCAGAACGGTCACTAG